From the genome of Pelomonas sp. SE-A7, one region includes:
- a CDS encoding GbsR/MarR family transcriptional regulator encodes MEAMSPLVRSFVAHFGEMGSRWGINRTVGQIYALIFVSPRPLNADELAEALEFSRSNVSMGLKELQAWRLVRLKHLPGDRREYFEAPGDAWEIFRTLAEERRRREIEPTLSMLRNALLETPATPDERYAQERMRGMHDLIELLTSWFDDVQRMDTQTLGQLMKMGSKVQKLLEFTGRIKPAREA; translated from the coding sequence ATGGAAGCCATGAGCCCCCTGGTCCGCAGCTTCGTCGCGCATTTCGGCGAGATGGGCAGCCGCTGGGGCATCAATCGCACGGTGGGGCAGATCTACGCCCTGATCTTCGTTTCACCGCGGCCGCTGAACGCCGACGAGCTGGCCGAGGCGCTGGAGTTCAGCCGCTCCAATGTCTCCATGGGGCTCAAGGAGCTGCAGGCCTGGCGCCTGGTACGGCTCAAGCATCTGCCGGGCGACCGGCGCGAGTACTTCGAGGCACCGGGCGATGCCTGGGAGATCTTCCGCACGCTGGCCGAGGAGCGGCGCCGACGCGAGATCGAGCCCACGCTGTCCATGCTGCGCAATGCCCTGCTGGAAACGCCGGCCACGCCGGATGAGCGCTATGCCCAGGAGCGCATGCGCGGCATGCACGACCTGATCGAGCTGCTGACCAGCTGGTTCGACGACGTGCAGCGCATGGATACGCAGACCCTGGGCCAGCTGATGAAGATGGGCTCCAAGGTGCAGAAGCTGCTGGAGTTCACCGGCCGCATCAAGCCGGCGCGGGAGGCCTGA
- a CDS encoding serine hydrolase: MKHVVAARLLPALLLALALPARSAETATAPPTAASALARGSVLFWSFEEQKAGYPHMEDLYPTRLVKRGGTSTPLPVAAKPLEISFKVGDQTWTLDDYMSRNRAAGLLVLKDGQVVLERYALGQSPQMRWTSFSVAKSFASTLVGAAIRDGKIGGLDDPITQYLPGLKASAYDGVTVRQLLNMTSGVRWNEDYGDPNSDVARFAAEPSVNGSDPVVSYMARLPREAAPGSKWVYKTGETNLVGSLVRAATGKTLSDYLSEKVWQPLGMEGDAYWMLDRSGAEIAGCCLSATLRDYGRFGLFFMGGGRLANGQAVVPDGWVEQAVTTTREATEGLKGRGGYGLQWWTTTGKAYRASGIFGQGLWIDPELRLVVVTHSAWVGATDPQSAQIRQALIDAITTHYRKN, from the coding sequence ATGAAGCATGTCGTCGCCGCGCGTCTCCTTCCAGCCCTGCTGCTGGCCCTCGCACTGCCTGCGAGGTCCGCCGAGACGGCCACGGCGCCACCCACAGCCGCCTCGGCACTGGCCCGTGGCAGCGTGCTGTTCTGGTCCTTCGAGGAGCAGAAGGCCGGCTATCCCCACATGGAGGACCTGTACCCGACCCGGCTGGTCAAGCGCGGTGGCACAAGCACTCCGCTGCCGGTGGCCGCCAAGCCGCTGGAGATCAGCTTCAAGGTCGGCGACCAGACCTGGACCCTCGACGACTACATGAGCCGCAACCGCGCCGCCGGCCTGCTGGTGCTGAAGGATGGCCAGGTGGTGCTGGAGCGCTACGCGCTGGGCCAGTCGCCGCAGATGCGCTGGACCAGTTTCTCGGTGGCCAAGTCCTTCGCCTCGACCCTGGTCGGCGCCGCGATCCGCGACGGCAAGATTGGCGGCCTGGACGATCCGATCACCCAGTACCTGCCCGGGCTCAAGGCCTCGGCCTATGACGGCGTCACCGTCCGGCAGTTGCTCAACATGACCTCGGGAGTGCGCTGGAACGAGGACTACGGCGACCCCAACTCCGACGTGGCCCGCTTCGCCGCCGAGCCCAGCGTGAACGGCTCGGACCCGGTGGTGAGCTACATGGCCCGGCTGCCGCGCGAAGCCGCGCCGGGCAGCAAGTGGGTCTACAAGACCGGCGAGACCAACCTGGTCGGCTCTCTGGTGCGGGCGGCGACCGGCAAGACCCTGTCGGACTATCTGTCCGAGAAGGTCTGGCAGCCGCTGGGCATGGAGGGCGACGCCTACTGGATGCTCGACCGCTCGGGCGCTGAAATCGCCGGCTGCTGCCTCTCGGCAACGCTGCGCGACTATGGTCGCTTCGGCCTGTTCTTCATGGGCGGCGGGCGCCTGGCCAATGGCCAGGCCGTGGTGCCGGACGGCTGGGTGGAACAGGCGGTCACCACCACCCGCGAAGCCACCGAAGGCCTGAAGGGCCGCGGCGGCTATGGCCTGCAGTGGTGGACAACAACCGGCAAGGCCTATCGGGCTTCCGGCATCTTCGGCCAGGGCCTGTGGATAGACCCTGAGCTGCGCCTCGTGGTGGTCACGCACAGCGCCTGGGTAGGCGCAACCGACCCCCAATCGGCCCAGATCCGCCAGGCCTTGATCGACGCGATCACGACCCACTACCGGAAGAACTAG
- a CDS encoding DUF938 domain-containing protein: MADYVVEFGKDGQPLPSDGRLDAAAFHRNHEPIWAVLGPRLEGKTGEVLEVGSGTGQHVVHFARSAPGIRWWSSDFNEIHLLSIAAWRAHAQLPNLQAPLRVDLSDPDWWSGVQAQGPRELLALFCANVIHIAPWQVAEGLFAGAGRALATEGRLYLYGPFKREGLHTAPSNAAFDASLREGNPEWGVRDISDVEALASAAGLALLETVAMPANNLILVFGRP, encoded by the coding sequence ATGGCGGATTACGTCGTCGAATTCGGCAAGGACGGGCAGCCGCTGCCATCCGACGGCCGTCTCGATGCGGCGGCCTTCCATCGCAACCACGAACCGATCTGGGCGGTGCTCGGGCCGCGTCTCGAAGGCAAGACCGGCGAGGTGCTGGAGGTCGGCAGCGGCACCGGCCAGCATGTCGTGCATTTCGCGCGCAGCGCGCCCGGCATCCGCTGGTGGTCCAGCGACTTCAACGAAATCCACTTGCTGAGCATTGCCGCCTGGCGCGCCCATGCACAGCTGCCGAATCTGCAGGCGCCGCTCCGGGTCGATCTGTCCGATCCCGACTGGTGGAGCGGCGTGCAGGCCCAGGGGCCGCGAGAGCTGCTCGCCCTGTTCTGTGCCAACGTCATCCATATCGCGCCCTGGCAGGTCGCCGAGGGCCTGTTCGCAGGCGCAGGCCGTGCCCTGGCGACCGAAGGGCGGCTGTATCTCTACGGGCCGTTCAAGCGTGAGGGCCTGCACACGGCGCCGTCCAATGCGGCCTTCGACGCGAGCCTGCGCGAAGGCAATCCCGAATGGGGCGTGCGCGATATCTCCGACGTAGAGGCGCTGGCATCCGCGGCCGGCCTGGCCCTGCTGGAAACCGTGGCGATGCCGGCCAACAACCTGATCCTGGTGTTCGGTCGGCCCTAG
- a CDS encoding aldo/keto reductase, producing MNLQDFGRTGLRVSRLGFGAMHLNDERTSEEDAERLLNQVLDLGVNLIDTARSYGLSEERIGRYLSRRRHEFVLSTKVGYGVEGVPDWTYGCIVQGIERALRVMRTDVIDVVHLHSCPLATLEQGEVVRALQDCQAAGKIRVAAYSGDNAELDFAIASGAFGSLQTSISVCDQVNLTVRLPEAQRQGLGLIAKRPLAGAIWRFAERPSDYAEGQYWDRWQAMGIATQLADADLGELALRFVAHLPGVASSIVGTSKLENFKRNLAIVDKGPLPDEQQRLLREAFLHHERGWKGLI from the coding sequence ATGAACCTCCAAGACTTCGGCCGCACCGGCCTGCGCGTCAGCCGCCTCGGCTTCGGCGCCATGCACCTCAACGACGAGCGCACTTCCGAAGAAGACGCCGAGCGGCTGCTCAACCAGGTGCTGGACCTGGGCGTCAACCTGATAGACACGGCCCGCAGCTACGGGCTCTCGGAAGAGCGCATCGGCCGCTATCTATCTCGCCGCCGCCACGAGTTCGTGCTGTCCACCAAGGTCGGCTACGGCGTCGAGGGCGTGCCCGACTGGACCTACGGCTGCATAGTCCAGGGCATAGAGCGCGCACTGCGCGTGATGCGCACCGACGTGATCGACGTCGTCCATCTGCATTCCTGCCCGCTGGCCACGCTGGAACAAGGCGAGGTGGTGCGCGCCCTGCAGGACTGCCAGGCGGCCGGCAAGATCCGCGTGGCGGCCTACTCGGGCGACAACGCCGAACTGGATTTCGCCATCGCGAGCGGCGCCTTCGGTTCGCTGCAAACCTCGATCAGCGTCTGTGACCAGGTCAACCTGACGGTGCGTCTGCCCGAGGCCCAGCGCCAGGGCCTGGGCCTGATCGCCAAGCGGCCGCTGGCCGGCGCGATCTGGCGCTTCGCCGAGCGGCCGAGCGACTACGCCGAAGGCCAGTACTGGGACCGCTGGCAGGCCATGGGCATCGCGACCCAACTGGCGGATGCCGACCTGGGCGAACTGGCCCTGCGCTTCGTCGCCCACCTGCCCGGCGTGGCCAGCAGCATCGTCGGCACCAGCAAGCTGGAAAACTTCAAGCGCAACCTGGCCATCGTCGACAAAGGCCCGCTGCCGGACGAGCAGCAACGTCTGCTGCGCGAGGCCTTCCTGCATCACGAGCGGGGCTGGAAGGGCCTGATCTGA
- a CDS encoding alpha-amylase family glycosyl hydrolase, with protein sequence MQKTLLLLVAAMAATAALPATAAGACRPSPLGQRDLFLRGSFNGWSAEEAQRFAYVCDRYELHLKLAGEHQFKIGDEDWSPDADFGGKPAQLQLKGPAMSQRFKGGYQLTLRLEGAAPSLQIQPFAGKLPAPKPLPGVSNAVARSLRFDSRSIADKQPFGAVTAGSEVSFALSALPGVEQLDLVLAKRRLEGNQEVLEYQPLTRIAMARHSDGKHERWTASHRFAEPAVYGYHFEARIAGQTYVYGNNRDKVFWTREKGTMGVGIAEDKPTEDKRIRRYRQTVYAADFKVPDWARDLVYYYIFPERFRNGDRRNDPQPGRDRYHDKTVELHKNWLDKPWKPGSGDGSDVLPNNDFFGGDLAGIIEKLDYIKALGANAIYMTPVFRAASNHKYDTGDYTQIDPAFGTNADFERLCAEAARRGIRVIPDTSLNHVGQDSPYFNRFSNYKAGGAFDGAKINATSPYASWFTFDTKQTEPDKQYKGWVGVLDLPEINKASPAFRAFAYGDKDSVMKQWLDRGAAGWRMDVAPWVPDDFWREWRKAIKAHRPDALTVAETWFDASKYLLGDTFDSTMNYIFRNALLEYAAGGDARKLYANIELMREAYPPQTFYALMNLLSTHDQARALHHFGYHDDGNQAKLREAKLRLKLAVLFQMSFPGSPTIYYGDEVGLAGGDDPFNRATYPWADEGGKPDETLLADFKRLTAMRNEHAVLRHGSISAPIHLDANVIALARQDGERWAVTATNNANTARTVKLAAPAALRGKQLRDALSNKPFQVGADGRLTLTLPPLSGAVLISSAP encoded by the coding sequence ATGCAGAAGACCCTGTTGTTGCTGGTAGCCGCGATGGCCGCCACTGCTGCGCTGCCTGCCACGGCAGCAGGCGCCTGCCGGCCCTCGCCGCTGGGCCAGCGCGACCTGTTCCTGCGCGGCAGCTTCAATGGCTGGAGTGCCGAGGAGGCACAGCGCTTCGCCTATGTCTGCGACCGCTACGAGTTGCACCTGAAGCTGGCCGGCGAGCACCAGTTCAAGATCGGTGACGAGGACTGGTCGCCGGACGCCGACTTCGGCGGCAAACCGGCCCAGCTGCAGCTCAAGGGCCCGGCGATGAGCCAGCGCTTCAAGGGCGGCTACCAGCTGACGCTGCGCCTCGAAGGCGCCGCGCCCAGCCTGCAGATTCAGCCCTTCGCGGGCAAGCTGCCAGCGCCGAAGCCACTGCCGGGCGTGAGCAATGCCGTCGCGCGCAGCCTGCGCTTCGACTCTCGTTCCATCGCCGACAAGCAGCCCTTCGGCGCCGTGACCGCCGGCAGCGAGGTGAGCTTCGCCCTCAGCGCTTTGCCCGGTGTCGAGCAACTGGACCTGGTGCTCGCCAAGCGCCGCCTCGAAGGCAATCAGGAGGTGCTGGAGTACCAGCCGCTGACCCGCATCGCCATGGCCAGGCACTCGGACGGCAAGCACGAACGCTGGACCGCCTCTCATCGCTTTGCCGAGCCCGCCGTGTACGGCTACCACTTCGAGGCCCGCATTGCCGGCCAGACGTACGTCTACGGCAACAACCGCGACAAGGTGTTCTGGACCCGCGAGAAGGGCACGATGGGTGTCGGCATTGCGGAGGACAAGCCAACGGAAGACAAGCGCATCCGCCGCTACCGCCAGACCGTCTACGCCGCCGACTTCAAGGTGCCGGACTGGGCCAGGGACCTCGTCTACTACTACATCTTCCCCGAGCGCTTCCGCAACGGCGACCGCAGGAACGACCCCCAGCCGGGCCGCGACCGCTACCACGACAAGACCGTGGAGTTGCACAAGAACTGGCTCGACAAGCCCTGGAAGCCAGGCTCGGGCGACGGCTCCGACGTGCTACCCAACAACGACTTCTTCGGCGGCGACCTGGCCGGCATCATCGAGAAGCTGGACTACATCAAGGCCCTGGGCGCCAATGCGATCTACATGACGCCGGTGTTCCGCGCCGCCAGCAACCACAAGTACGACACCGGCGACTACACGCAGATCGATCCGGCCTTCGGCACCAATGCCGACTTCGAGCGGCTCTGCGCCGAGGCTGCCAGGCGCGGCATCCGCGTGATCCCCGACACCTCGCTGAACCACGTCGGCCAGGACTCGCCCTACTTCAATCGCTTCAGCAACTACAAGGCTGGCGGCGCCTTTGACGGCGCCAAGATCAACGCCACATCGCCCTACGCCAGCTGGTTCACTTTCGACACGAAGCAGACCGAGCCCGACAAGCAATACAAGGGCTGGGTCGGCGTGCTGGACCTGCCCGAGATCAACAAGGCTTCGCCGGCCTTCCGCGCCTTTGCCTATGGCGACAAGGACTCGGTGATGAAGCAATGGCTGGACCGCGGTGCGGCCGGCTGGCGCATGGACGTGGCGCCCTGGGTGCCGGACGACTTCTGGCGCGAGTGGCGCAAGGCGATCAAGGCCCACAGGCCCGATGCGCTGACCGTGGCCGAGACCTGGTTTGACGCGAGCAAGTACCTGCTCGGCGACACGTTCGACTCGACCATGAACTACATCTTCCGCAACGCACTGCTGGAGTACGCGGCCGGCGGCGATGCGAGAAAGCTGTACGCCAATATCGAGCTGATGCGCGAGGCCTATCCGCCGCAGACCTTCTATGCGCTGATGAATCTGCTCTCGACGCATGACCAGGCTCGCGCCCTGCATCATTTCGGCTATCACGACGACGGCAATCAGGCCAAGCTGAGAGAAGCCAAGCTGCGGCTGAAGCTGGCCGTGCTGTTCCAGATGAGCTTCCCCGGCTCGCCAACCATCTACTACGGCGACGAGGTTGGGCTGGCCGGCGGCGACGACCCGTTCAACCGCGCGACCTACCCTTGGGCCGACGAAGGCGGAAAGCCTGATGAAACCCTGCTCGCCGACTTCAAGCGCCTGACGGCCATGCGCAACGAGCATGCGGTGCTGCGCCACGGATCGATCAGCGCGCCCATTCACCTCGATGCCAACGTGATCGCCCTGGCCCGCCAGGATGGGGAACGCTGGGCCGTCACGGCCACCAACAACGCAAACACGGCTCGCACCGTCAAGCTGGCTGCGCCGGCCGCGCTGCGCGGCAAGCAGCTACGTGATGCCCTGAGCAACAAGCCCTTCCAGGTCGGCGCCGATGGCCGGCTGACCCTCACCCTGCCGCCGCTCTCCGGCGCCGTCCTGATCTCTTCTGCCCCATGA